A section of the Hypomesus transpacificus isolate Combined female chromosome 1, fHypTra1, whole genome shotgun sequence genome encodes:
- the LOC124469243 gene encoding catenin alpha-1-like — translation MTTINTANINFKWDPKSLEIRTLAVERLLEPLVTQVTTLVNSSNKGPSNKKKGRSKKAHVLAASVETATMNFLDKGEKIAKESQFLKEELTAAVEDVRKQGESMKQASGEFAEDPCSSVKRGNMVRAARALLSAVTHLLVLADMSDVYKLLLQLKLVEENLVKVRNAGTEQDLGIQYKALKPEVDKLNIMAAKRQQELKDVHHKDQMAAARGVLQRNIPMLYTASRACLQHPDVAAYKANRDLIYKQLQHAVSGISNAAQATASDDAALNHPAGGGELAYALNNFDKQIIVDPLAFSEERFRPSLEERLESIISGAALMADSSCTRDDRRERIVAECNSVRQALQDLLSEYMGNVRLFHHSLSLSPPHPSSFFFFLPLLRVPHYPHYSISFFPPNLHFSPPHTHTNTHTLGSPSPHGVMGVPHLSHSLSSLLPVLYLPPHCSAGG, via the exons ATGACGACCATTAACACTGCCAACATCAACTTTAAATGGGACCCCAAGAGCCTGGAGATCCGTACTCTGGCAGTGGAGAGGCTGCTGGAGCCACTGGTCACCCAG GTCACGACCTTGGTGAACTCGAGCAACAAAGGCCCATCCAACAAGAAGAAAGGCCGCTCCAAGAAGGCCCATGTTCTGGCTGCGTCGGTAGAGACGGCCACAATGAATTTTCTGGATAAAGGAGAGAAGATTGCCAAAGAGAGCCAGTTCCTGAAGGAAGAGCTGACCGCTGCTGTGGAGGATGTCCGTAAGCAAG GTGAGTCCATGAAGCAGGCGTCTGGGGAGTTTGCAGAGGACCCGTGCTCCTCGGTGAAGAGGGGCAACATGGTGCGTGCGGCCCGGGCCCTGCTCTCCGCCGTCACTCACCTGCTCGTCCTGGCCGACATGTCGGATGTGTACAAGCTGCTCCTGCAGCTCAAACTG GTGGAGGAGAACCTCGTCAAGGTCCGCAATGCGGGAACCGAGCAGGACCTGGGGATCCAGTACAAGGCCCTGAAACCAGAGGTGGACAAGCTCAACATCATGGCTGCCAAGAGACAGCAG gAGCTGAAGGATGTCCACCACAAGGACCAAATGGCGGCGGCCCGCGGCGTGCTGCAGAGGAACATCCCCATGCTGTACACGGCGTCCCGCGCCTGCCTGCAGCACCCTGACGTGGCGGCCTACAAGGCCAACCGTGACCTCATCTACAAGCAGCTGCAGCATGCCGTGTCGGGCATCTCCAACGCCGCCCAGGCCACCGCCAGCGACGACGCTGCCCTCAACCACCCCGCGGGGGGAGGGGAGCTGGCCTATGCCCTCAATAACTTTGAC aaACAAATCATCGTGGACCCCCTGGCGTTCAGCGAGGAGCGCTTCCGCccgtctctggaggagcgcCTGGAGAGCATCATCAGCGGCGCCGCCCTCATGGCCGACTCGTCCTGCACGCGCGACGACCGCCGCGAGCGCATTGTGGCCGAGTGCAACTCTGTCCGCCAGGCACTGCAGGACCTGCTGTCAGAGTACATGGGCAATGTAAGACTCTTTCAtcactccctttccctctctcccccccacccctcttcttttttcttttttttacctctaTTGCGAGTGCCTCATTACCCACACTATTCcatctcttttttcccccctaaCCTCCACTTTTctcctccgcacacacacacaaacacacacacactcggctcCCCCTCTCCACATGGGGTAATGGGGGTGCCTCATCTCTCTCAcagcctttcctctctcctccccgttCTTTATCTCCCTCCGCACTGCTCCGCAGGGGGTTAG